From Wolbachia endosymbiont (group A) of Longitarsus flavicornis, the proteins below share one genomic window:
- a CDS encoding APC family permease — protein MSNKIGFWAIFALVISSQIGSGIFMLPISLAPYGAYSLISWIISGLGAISLALVFASLCAKFPEIGGPHVYVKHAFGPAAAFFVGWTYWVISWVSTTAVIVASIGYLTSLFHGDIQNIRLFLEILLFTIITLINLRGVTTAGCVELLLMIVKITALLAIPIAALFFFDRNNFITSEETSSLTMSQILARSTLLTLWCFIGLESATASAGAVKNPSKTIPRAIVLGTIFVAVIYFINSLSIMGLINGNDLANSKAPYVDAVKIMFPGNWHLIISIVAFIVCVGSLNAWVLASGQVALGLAEDKLMPQFFAKRNKLGSPFWGITISSVGTSILLILTSSNNFAKQITSIIDFSVVSFLFVYLACSLAFLKVIIKKRNYYKLLIGSIATTFCCWVIFETSVNTLLIASLFTASGIPIYLFWYRRVSV, from the coding sequence GTGTCAAACAAAATAGGTTTTTGGGCTATTTTTGCCTTAGTGATTAGCAGCCAAATTGGCTCTGGAATTTTTATGCTTCCAATTAGCCTTGCTCCATATGGCGCTTATAGTCTTATAAGCTGGATAATATCAGGGCTTGGTGCTATATCTCTTGCTTTGGTTTTTGCCTCACTCTGCGCAAAATTTCCAGAAATCGGTGGCCCTCACGTCTATGTAAAGCATGCTTTTGGCCCTGCTGCAGCTTTCTTTGTTGGTTGGACATATTGGGTGATTTCATGGGTTAGCACGACAGCAGTAATCGTTGCAAGTATTGGCTATCTTACTTCGCTTTTTCATGGAGATATTCAAAATATACGCTTATTTTTAGAAATACTATTATTTACGATCATTACACTAATAAATTTAAGAGGTGTCACTACTGCTGGATGTGTTGAGCTTTTATTGATGATTGTCAAAATTACTGCACTGCTTGCAATACCCATAGCAGCACTATTTTTCTTTGATAGAAATAATTTTATTACAAGTGAGGAAACATCAAGCCTTACGATGTCTCAAATTCTTGCTCGCTCTACATTACTCACTCTCTGGTGTTTTATTGGACTTGAATCAGCAACAGCATCCGCAGGGGCAGTTAAAAATCCAAGCAAGACAATTCCAAGAGCCATAGTACTTGGCACAATCTTTGTTGCTGTCATATATTTTATTAATAGCCTTTCAATCATGGGGTTGATCAACGGAAATGATCTAGCTAATTCAAAAGCACCGTACGTTGACGCAGTAAAAATTATGTTTCCTGGGAATTGGCATTTGATCATTTCTATTGTTGCTTTTATTGTTTGTGTTGGCAGTTTAAATGCTTGGGTACTAGCTAGTGGACAAGTGGCCCTTGGCCTTGCAGAAGATAAACTTATGCCACAGTTCTTTGCTAAAAGAAACAAGCTTGGCTCTCCTTTTTGGGGCATAACAATCAGCTCAGTTGGAACTTCAATTTTACTAATTCTTACTTCAAGCAACAATTTTGCTAAGCAGATCACATCAATCATCGACTTTTCTGTAGTTTCATTTTTGTTTGTCTACCTTGCATGCAGTCTTGCTTTTCTAAAGGTTATCATAAAGAAGAGAAATTATTACAAGCTTTTAATTGGCAGTATAGCAACAACCTTTTGCTGCTGGGTAATATTTGAAACTTCTGTGAATACCTTGCTGATCGCAAGCTTATTCACTGCAAGTGGCATACCCATTTATTTATTTTGGTATCGCAGAGTTTCTGTATAG
- a CDS encoding aspartate-semialdehyde dehydrogenase: MRYKIAVIGATGRVGREILSTLAELQDEAIDSVIALASKKSEGKKVSFGDKELTVLCLEDYDFVGTNVAIFCAGSHVSEKHVPTAIKAGCIVIDNTSHFRMKEGVPLIIPEINKEKIMEYKNHNIISNPNCTTIQMLLVLHLLHQKAKIKRIVASTYQSTSGAGKAAMDELYNQTKKIFMNEAKKPEIFPKQIAFNCIPHIGKFMENGSTEEEWKMQEETKKILEEDIKVTATCVRVPVFIGHAMAVNVEFDQHITEEQAREVLSEAEDSGVLVYNRREDSEYITQIDVVQENAVYVSRIRRDNTVEHGLNMWIVADNLRKGAALNIVQILEILIREH, from the coding sequence ATGAGATACAAAATTGCTGTTATTGGAGCAACCGGAAGAGTAGGGCGTGAGATATTAAGCACGCTTGCTGAGCTTCAAGATGAGGCGATAGATTCTGTTATTGCACTTGCATCGAAAAAATCAGAAGGAAAGAAGGTGAGTTTTGGTGACAAAGAGTTAACAGTTTTATGCCTTGAAGATTATGACTTCGTTGGAACTAATGTAGCCATTTTCTGTGCCGGATCTCATGTTTCTGAGAAACACGTACCGACTGCAATTAAGGCTGGGTGCATCGTAATAGATAACACTTCCCATTTTAGAATGAAAGAGGGTGTGCCGCTCATTATTCCAGAAATTAATAAGGAAAAAATTATGGAATATAAAAACCACAACATAATATCCAATCCAAACTGTACTACAATACAGATGCTGCTAGTACTACATCTATTACACCAGAAAGCAAAAATAAAGAGAATCGTTGCTTCAACTTATCAATCAACTTCTGGTGCAGGCAAAGCAGCAATGGATGAACTTTATAATCAGACAAAAAAAATCTTTATGAACGAAGCTAAAAAACCCGAGATATTCCCTAAGCAAATAGCGTTTAATTGCATTCCCCATATAGGGAAATTCATGGAAAATGGTTCTACTGAAGAGGAATGGAAAATGCAAGAGGAGACAAAAAAAATTTTAGAGGAAGATATAAAAGTTACTGCAACTTGTGTAAGGGTACCCGTCTTTATCGGTCACGCTATGGCAGTAAATGTAGAATTTGATCAACATATCACTGAAGAACAAGCTCGTGAAGTGCTAAGTGAAGCCGAAGATAGTGGAGTTTTAGTGTACAACAGGCGTGAAGACAGTGAATACATCACTCAAATTGATGTTGTACAGGAGAATGCTGTATATGTATCGCGTATTAGAAGAGACAATACTGTTGAACACGGATTAAATATGTGGATAGTGGCTGATAATCTGCGCAAAGGTGCAGCATTAAATATAGTGCAGATTCTTGAGATTCTAATAAGAGAGCATTAA